The Geothrix sp. genome window below encodes:
- a CDS encoding complex I subunit 1 family protein, with protein MPTPTLTQSIVITLIQCLLVVIFVFVVVPLTVFAERKVLGHIQQRLGSTRVASGHVGFSGWMNRSMWKMGRVPVLSYWRGIPGLVGDVLKLILKEDVIPAKADRFVFFIAPSISMVAAIVVFAAISFVPGTFFTLPTWFPFVGGLPVSGGIADINVGLLWILGVATVGVYGIVLAGWSSNSKYPLLGGLRSAAQMVSYEVPLALSLLAPVVLSASLNFGEMSARMATGMPAWALVPQVIGFLLYLTCGFAETNRLPFDMPEAENELVAGFHTEYSGMKFGLFYLAEYINMAVVSALASAFFLGGPWLLPFGLQGLVNPYLPGFLSWFGAPHAIFFVAKIIFLLFTYIWVRGTIPRYRYDQIMAVGWKYLIPLALINLLLAAAIRCFAV; from the coding sequence ATGCCGACTCCGACCCTCACCCAGTCCATCGTGATCACGCTCATCCAGTGCCTGCTGGTGGTGATCTTCGTCTTCGTCGTCGTTCCCCTCACGGTGTTCGCCGAGCGCAAGGTGCTTGGCCACATCCAGCAGCGCCTGGGGTCCACCCGCGTAGCCAGCGGTCATGTCGGCTTCTCCGGGTGGATGAACCGCTCAATGTGGAAGATGGGCCGGGTGCCCGTCCTCTCCTACTGGCGTGGCATCCCCGGCCTCGTGGGCGATGTTCTGAAGCTGATCCTCAAGGAAGATGTCATCCCGGCGAAGGCCGACCGATTCGTCTTCTTCATCGCCCCCTCCATCAGCATGGTGGCGGCGATCGTGGTGTTCGCCGCGATCTCCTTCGTGCCCGGCACCTTCTTCACCCTCCCCACCTGGTTCCCCTTCGTGGGCGGCCTCCCGGTCTCCGGGGGCATCGCCGACATCAATGTGGGCCTGCTCTGGATCCTCGGCGTGGCGACCGTGGGGGTGTACGGCATCGTCCTGGCTGGCTGGTCTTCGAACTCCAAGTACCCCCTCCTCGGCGGCCTGCGCAGTGCGGCCCAGATGGTGAGCTATGAAGTCCCCCTGGCCCTCAGCCTCCTCGCGCCGGTGGTCCTCTCCGCCAGCCTGAACTTCGGCGAAATGTCCGCACGGATGGCCACGGGCATGCCGGCCTGGGCGCTGGTCCCCCAGGTTATCGGTTTCCTGCTCTACCTCACCTGCGGCTTCGCAGAGACCAACCGCCTCCCCTTCGACATGCCCGAGGCCGAGAACGAGCTGGTGGCCGGTTTTCACACTGAGTATTCCGGCATGAAGTTCGGCCTCTTCTACCTGGCCGAGTACATCAACATGGCCGTGGTGTCGGCGCTGGCCTCGGCCTTCTTCCTGGGCGGCCCCTGGCTCCTGCCCTTCGGCCTCCAGGGCTTGGTGAATCCCTACCTGCCAGGCTTCCTCTCATGGTTCGGGGCGCCCCACGCCATCTTCTTCGTGGCCAAGATCATCTTCCTTCTCTTCACCTACATCTGGGTGCGCGGCACGATCCCCCGCTACCGGTACGACCAGATCATGGCCGTGGGTTGGAAGTACCTGATTCCCCTGGCGCTGATCAACCTGCTGCTGGCGGCTGCCATCCGCTGCTTCGCCGTCTAA
- a CDS encoding ABC transporter ATP-binding protein has translation MADLSESKLFWWWPLMARHRRTLYWGLVATVWCSVAASVVPYWSGRAVHALERQDWQGSRVFLGWMLAFTAAAGIGRYLMRNTLIGLSRDVEREQRESLYGFLLSRPFSFYERQRVGDLMSRVGDDVGTVRMATGPGLMSFLQVLSILPVTLGLMFNTSWRLTVAVMLPFSFLALGFYIIGKWSHMVQQKLQLAFSALSTYSHETISGERVVQAFGLEEARVAQFAALSYRHASLSMKQSVIFSAYAPLSAFISGVSALVLVAYGGSLVVKGTLNLGDLTAFTGFLVALAWPMMSLGWSANLFQRAKAGQERLDQVFRSPEAPLPPAEAITLPEVPAALALEGVSHRFETGRGLGPLDLALAPGDSLAVVGGIGSGKTLLLQTLAGLREPQAGRMLVDGEPLSDATLRRHWAGLGWVPQEAFLFSDTLRMNLAMGRPEATEEEIWEIARVVAMDELIHRLPDGLDTVVGERGVALSGGERQRTALARALLRRPRLLLLDDALSAVDAETESRILENLRTFLGKSTLVLATHRVFVAETCARVLVLEEGRMIQLDTPEVLATQPGLFARLKRLQSLERELVKGAG, from the coding sequence GTGGCGGATCTTTCGGAATCCAAGCTGTTCTGGTGGTGGCCCCTCATGGCCCGTCATCGGCGCACGCTCTATTGGGGGCTGGTGGCGACGGTCTGGTGCAGCGTGGCGGCCTCCGTGGTGCCCTACTGGTCGGGCCGGGCGGTGCATGCCCTGGAGCGCCAGGACTGGCAGGGGTCGCGGGTCTTCCTGGGCTGGATGCTGGCCTTCACGGCCGCCGCGGGCATCGGCCGCTACCTCATGCGCAACACGCTCATCGGCCTCAGCCGCGATGTGGAGCGGGAGCAGCGCGAATCCCTCTACGGCTTCCTGCTCTCCCGCCCCTTCTCCTTCTACGAGCGGCAGCGGGTGGGTGACCTCATGTCGCGCGTCGGCGACGATGTGGGCACGGTCCGCATGGCCACGGGCCCGGGCCTCATGAGCTTCCTCCAGGTGCTGTCCATCCTGCCGGTGACGCTGGGGCTGATGTTCAACACGAGCTGGCGCCTCACTGTGGCCGTCATGCTGCCCTTCTCGTTCCTGGCACTGGGCTTCTACATCATCGGGAAGTGGAGCCACATGGTGCAGCAGAAGCTGCAGCTGGCCTTCTCGGCCCTCTCGACCTACAGCCACGAGACCATCAGCGGCGAGCGGGTGGTGCAGGCCTTCGGGCTGGAAGAGGCCCGCGTGGCGCAGTTCGCGGCCCTCAGCTACCGCCACGCGTCGCTCAGCATGAAGCAATCGGTGATCTTCAGCGCCTATGCGCCCCTATCGGCCTTCATCAGCGGCGTGTCCGCCCTGGTGCTGGTGGCCTACGGCGGCAGCCTGGTGGTGAAGGGCACCCTGAACCTGGGCGACCTGACGGCCTTCACGGGGTTCCTGGTGGCCTTGGCCTGGCCCATGATGAGCCTGGGATGGTCCGCGAACCTGTTCCAGCGGGCCAAGGCCGGCCAGGAACGGCTCGACCAGGTGTTCCGCAGCCCCGAAGCGCCCCTCCCCCCTGCCGAGGCCATCACCCTGCCGGAGGTCCCGGCAGCCCTGGCCCTGGAGGGCGTGAGCCACCGCTTCGAGACGGGGCGCGGCCTGGGTCCCCTGGATCTCGCGCTGGCTCCCGGCGACAGCCTGGCGGTGGTGGGTGGCATCGGCTCGGGCAAGACGCTGCTGCTGCAGACGCTGGCGGGCCTCCGCGAGCCGCAGGCCGGGCGCATGCTCGTGGACGGCGAACCCCTGTCCGACGCCACCCTCCGCCGGCACTGGGCCGGCCTGGGCTGGGTCCCCCAGGAGGCCTTCCTCTTCTCGGACACGCTGCGCATGAACCTGGCCATGGGCCGCCCCGAGGCGACCGAGGAGGAAATCTGGGAGATCGCCCGGGTGGTGGCCATGGACGAGCTGATCCACCGCCTGCCCGACGGCCTCGACACGGTGGTGGGCGAGCGGGGCGTGGCGCTCAGCGGCGGCGAGCGCCAGCGCACGGCCCTGGCCCGGGCCCTGCTGCGCCGTCCCCGCCTGCTGCTGCTGGATGACGCACTCTCCGCCGTGGACGCCGAGACCGAGAGCCGCATCCTCGAGAACCTGCGGACCTTCCTCGGCAAGTCCACCCTGGTGCTGGCCACCCACCGCGTCTTCGTGGCGGAGACCTGCGCCCGGGTGCTGGTGCTGGAGGAGGGCCGGATGATCCAGCTGGACACGCCCGAGGTGCTGGCCACCCAGCCCGGTCTGTTCGCACGCCTCAAGAGACTGCAGAGCTTGGAACGGGAGCTGGTGAAGGGCGCGGGATGA
- a CDS encoding NADH-quinone oxidoreductase subunit B: MGVNQPTALEHILITTKVEKVMNWSRATSVWPVTFGLACCAIEMMAAGASRFDFDRFGAGIFRASPRQADLMIIAGTVTYKMAPIIKTLYDQMPEPKWVMAMGSCATAGGPFDSYHTIQGVDKVIPVDVYIPGCPPRPEAFIYGFLKLQDKIMTSSLADRYKEIFEEVG; the protein is encoded by the coding sequence ATGGGAGTAAATCAACCCACCGCCCTGGAGCACATCCTGATCACCACCAAGGTGGAGAAGGTCATGAACTGGTCCCGCGCCACCAGCGTGTGGCCCGTGACCTTCGGTCTGGCCTGCTGCGCCATCGAGATGATGGCCGCGGGCGCCAGCCGTTTCGACTTCGACCGCTTCGGTGCCGGCATCTTCCGGGCCAGCCCGCGCCAGGCCGACCTGATGATCATCGCCGGCACGGTGACCTACAAGATGGCCCCCATCATCAAGACCCTCTACGACCAGATGCCCGAACCCAAGTGGGTGATGGCCATGGGTTCCTGCGCCACCGCCGGCGGACCCTTCGATTCGTACCACACCATCCAGGGCGTGGATAAGGTCATCCCGGTGGATGTCTACATTCCCGGCTGCCCACCCCGCCCGGAGGCATTCATCTACGGGTTCCTGAAGCTGCAGGACAAGATCATGACCAGCAGCCTGGCTGACCGGTACAAGGAGATCTTCGAGGAGGTCGGCTGA
- a CDS encoding NADH-quinone oxidoreductase subunit A: MRGYASILLLILVAVALPIIILNLSRLLRPSWPSAAKYSTYECGITTTSGAREKFSVRYYLVAVMFLVFDVETVFLMPWAIQMKELALFGFIELGLFLFLLLFGYGYIWSKGALTWE; encoded by the coding sequence ATGCGTGGGTACGCGTCCATCCTGCTGCTGATCCTGGTGGCAGTGGCCCTGCCGATCATCATCCTGAACCTGTCGCGGCTCCTGCGCCCCAGTTGGCCCAGTGCTGCGAAATACTCGACTTACGAGTGCGGCATCACCACGACCAGTGGGGCGCGGGAGAAATTCTCCGTCCGTTACTACCTGGTGGCAGTGATGTTCCTGGTGTTCGATGTGGAAACGGTGTTCCTGATGCCCTGGGCCATCCAGATGAAGGAGCTGGCCCTCTTCGGATTCATCGAACTGGGACTCTTCCTGTTCCTGCTGCTGTTCGGCTATGGCTACATCTGGTCCAAGGGAGCCCTGACATGGGAGTAA
- a CDS encoding GspE/PulE family protein: protein MSSPNPTVPADANDPGAPALADFRPARELYPTLDLTREPVDFGLFQALPLDLMLKHHFVPVQERDGALWLAMADPLDIPTQDMLRLRLKRPLRFAGAPQAQIQEVLKKSESGQKVMDEAGEALKIQVLHEEDLDDEVLDLERLTDKDEAPIVRLVDTTIFNALQRRASDIHLETTATGFQIKYRIDGSLYSAADPIDRRFASPIISRVKVMSELDIAEKRKPQDGRFKLKVRGRAIDFRVSIMPTIHGEDAVIRILDKENLTEEFQTLTLEILGFSDHELKRLRRFAHEPYGMFLVTGPTGSGKTTTLYAVLSEIKAPEDKIITIEDPVEYQLEGVTQIPVNEKKGLTFALGLRSILRHDPDKILVGEIRDPETAQIAIQSALTGHLVFTTVHANNVLDVIGRFQHMGVEVYNFVSSLNCILAQRLVRVLCPKCKRPSAPPSPQELVENGVDEAWLRNATLFDRVGCVDCHGTGFRGRQAIIEFMGINDEIRELLVQRAPVREVKAAARRGGMQFLRESAIEKVRLGITTFAEINKVTFRDGA, encoded by the coding sequence ATGTCGTCACCAAACCCCACGGTTCCTGCGGATGCCAATGACCCCGGCGCCCCTGCCCTCGCGGACTTCCGGCCCGCCCGGGAGTTGTATCCCACCCTGGACCTCACCCGCGAGCCGGTGGATTTCGGGCTCTTCCAGGCTTTGCCCCTCGATTTGATGCTCAAACATCATTTCGTGCCAGTGCAGGAGCGGGACGGCGCCCTCTGGCTGGCCATGGCCGATCCCCTGGACATCCCCACCCAGGACATGCTCCGCCTGCGCCTCAAGCGGCCCCTCCGGTTCGCGGGAGCCCCCCAGGCCCAGATCCAGGAAGTCCTCAAGAAGTCCGAGAGCGGGCAGAAGGTCATGGACGAGGCCGGCGAGGCCCTCAAGATCCAGGTGCTCCACGAGGAGGACCTGGATGACGAGGTCCTCGACCTGGAGCGCCTGACCGACAAGGACGAGGCCCCCATCGTCCGCCTGGTGGACACGACCATCTTCAACGCCCTCCAGCGCCGCGCCTCCGACATCCACCTGGAGACCACGGCCACGGGCTTCCAGATCAAATACCGCATCGACGGCAGCCTCTACTCCGCCGCCGATCCCATCGACCGGCGCTTTGCCTCCCCCATCATCAGCCGCGTGAAGGTCATGTCCGAGCTGGACATCGCCGAGAAGCGGAAGCCGCAGGACGGCCGCTTCAAGCTCAAGGTACGCGGCCGGGCCATCGATTTCCGCGTGAGCATCATGCCCACCATCCACGGCGAGGACGCGGTGATCCGCATCCTCGACAAGGAGAACCTCACCGAGGAGTTCCAGACCCTGACACTGGAGATCCTCGGCTTCTCCGACCACGAGCTGAAGCGCCTCCGCCGGTTCGCCCACGAGCCCTACGGCATGTTCCTGGTGACGGGGCCCACCGGTTCCGGCAAGACCACCACCCTCTACGCCGTGCTCAGCGAGATCAAGGCCCCCGAGGACAAGATCATCACCATCGAGGATCCGGTCGAGTACCAGCTCGAGGGCGTCACCCAGATCCCCGTGAACGAGAAGAAGGGCCTCACCTTCGCCCTCGGCCTGCGCTCCATCCTGCGCCACGATCCCGACAAGATCCTCGTGGGCGAGATCCGCGACCCCGAGACCGCCCAGATCGCCATCCAGTCCGCCCTCACGGGCCACCTGGTCTTCACCACCGTCCACGCCAACAATGTGCTGGATGTGATCGGCCGCTTCCAGCACATGGGCGTCGAGGTCTACAACTTCGTGTCGTCCCTGAACTGCATCCTGGCCCAGCGCCTGGTGCGCGTGCTCTGCCCCAAGTGCAAGCGCCCCTCGGCCCCGCCCAGCCCCCAGGAACTGGTGGAGAACGGCGTGGACGAGGCCTGGCTGCGCAATGCCACCCTCTTCGACCGCGTGGGCTGCGTGGACTGCCACGGCACCGGCTTCCGGGGCCGCCAGGCCATCATCGAGTTCATGGGCATCAACGACGAGATCCGCGAGTTGCTGGTGCAGCGCGCCCCCGTGCGCGAAGTGAAGGCGGCCGCCCGCCGCGGCGGCATGCAGTTCCTCCGCGAGAGCGCCATCGAGAAGGTGCGGCTGGGCATCACCACCTTCGCCGAGATCAACAAGGTGACCTTCCGCGACGGGGCCTGA
- a CDS encoding FUSC family protein, producing the protein MNALQIDRRVVVRALLLALSAWVAFAIATIQHVQNAYWAAMPVWVVAQASRGVVVERALFRVVGTLLGAVAGFAILHVPVHPFLQFALLGVWVGLNGGLTHILRGVHGYGAVLAGITAAVVVIPSVLTPGASLDLATARVECTLIGVVVATVVFGLATPRSPSQAFFARLRRLSADAVAYAAQVLRRGATEMGVEKERILAEISEVEASARLILAGSFEGYRRLHDVDSLVVGSLAVMSAAVAHRPDGRNPAKGVDELAPQLDQVAEQLRREGEPLPGDRLLQMGEHPRSERLSGALTRILEANAALGRPLVGKTARPFRRQLAVLEPHREWAQAGRTAVASGAATFLATALAHWTGSPLVVQAAVGVSIFSLVLGSLALPQHIAPKLLAGVVSGVILAVFYRLAVQPNLSSTAGLLLSMVPFLLLGGFVRANPGTAIAGVDTNMCFLLASQAGATTLATGTEVVGGAAALALAASLVAGNYILMPRSSVRQAEEAVQVIRRDLLRMVEPDPGEVLEGWRARGSRQILRLSLHLGRSKDLGERWPKGILAVINLGHAIEELHETPDTTAGFVKGDALDALRRLDDNPMRAARLLRNLAGVEVGAALRPVLLDLAENLEKSADLLTFDQPKEADAA; encoded by the coding sequence ATGAACGCACTTCAGATCGACCGCCGGGTGGTGGTGCGCGCCCTGCTGCTGGCCCTATCGGCCTGGGTGGCCTTCGCCATCGCGACGATCCAGCATGTGCAGAACGCTTATTGGGCGGCCATGCCGGTTTGGGTGGTGGCGCAGGCCTCCCGCGGGGTGGTGGTCGAACGGGCCCTCTTCCGCGTGGTGGGGACCCTGCTGGGGGCGGTGGCCGGATTCGCCATCCTCCATGTGCCCGTGCATCCCTTCCTGCAGTTCGCCCTGCTCGGGGTGTGGGTCGGCCTCAACGGCGGGCTGACCCATATCCTGCGCGGCGTGCATGGCTATGGGGCCGTGCTGGCGGGCATCACGGCGGCCGTCGTCGTCATTCCCTCCGTGCTGACCCCGGGGGCCTCGCTGGACCTTGCCACCGCGCGGGTGGAATGCACCCTGATCGGGGTGGTGGTGGCGACCGTGGTCTTCGGTCTGGCGACCCCCAGGTCGCCGAGTCAGGCCTTCTTCGCCCGCCTCCGCCGCCTGTCCGCCGATGCGGTCGCCTACGCCGCCCAGGTCCTCCGTCGCGGTGCCACGGAGATGGGGGTAGAGAAGGAACGGATCCTCGCGGAGATCAGCGAGGTCGAGGCCTCAGCCCGGCTGATCCTGGCCGGATCCTTCGAAGGCTACCGCCGCTTGCATGATGTGGATTCGCTGGTGGTGGGGTCGCTCGCGGTCATGAGTGCCGCCGTGGCGCACAGACCGGATGGCCGCAATCCGGCCAAAGGCGTCGACGAACTGGCGCCCCAGCTGGATCAGGTGGCGGAACAGCTGCGCCGAGAAGGGGAGCCGTTGCCGGGCGACCGACTCCTCCAAATGGGTGAACACCCGAGATCTGAACGCCTCTCCGGCGCCCTGACCCGCATTCTCGAGGCGAATGCGGCCCTGGGCCGGCCCCTGGTCGGCAAGACGGCACGCCCGTTCCGCCGCCAGCTGGCCGTTCTCGAACCGCACCGGGAATGGGCGCAGGCCGGTCGCACGGCCGTGGCCTCGGGCGCCGCCACCTTCCTGGCCACGGCGTTGGCTCATTGGACGGGATCGCCCCTGGTGGTCCAGGCGGCGGTGGGGGTCAGCATCTTCTCGCTGGTGCTGGGCTCCTTGGCCCTGCCCCAGCACATCGCCCCCAAGCTGCTGGCCGGGGTGGTGAGTGGGGTCATCCTGGCGGTGTTCTACCGCCTCGCGGTGCAGCCGAATCTTTCGTCGACGGCGGGGCTGCTCCTGTCGATGGTGCCGTTCCTGCTGCTGGGTGGCTTCGTGCGCGCCAACCCCGGCACAGCCATTGCCGGAGTCGATACCAACATGTGCTTCCTGCTGGCCAGCCAAGCTGGGGCCACCACCCTCGCCACCGGGACGGAGGTGGTCGGGGGCGCGGCCGCGCTGGCGCTGGCAGCCAGTCTGGTGGCCGGCAATTACATTCTGATGCCGCGAAGTTCAGTGCGACAGGCCGAGGAGGCGGTCCAGGTGATTCGCCGCGACCTGCTCCGGATGGTCGAGCCCGACCCCGGGGAGGTCCTCGAAGGCTGGCGGGCGCGGGGTTCGCGGCAGATCCTGCGGCTCTCGCTGCACCTGGGGCGCTCGAAGGACCTGGGGGAACGCTGGCCCAAGGGGATCCTGGCGGTCATCAACCTGGGGCACGCCATTGAAGAACTCCACGAAACCCCAGACACCACCGCGGGGTTCGTGAAAGGAGATGCCCTCGACGCCCTGCGACGCCTCGACGACAACCCCATGCGGGCGGCCCGGCTCCTGCGGAACCTGGCGGGGGTGGAGGTCGGGGCTGCTCTGCGCCCGGTGTTGCTGGACCTGGCGGAAAACCTCGAAAAATCGGCGGACCTGTTGACCTTCGACCAGCCCAAGGAGGCCGATGCGGCCTGA
- a CDS encoding NADH-quinone oxidoreductase subunit D — protein sequence MFKNEEMEINLGPQHPSTHGVLRVKLRLDGETITHCQPIIGYLHRGVEKICENQSFFQGQVWTDRMDYCSAVANNLGWAEANEKLFGITVPRRAQYIRTLLNEFNRIASHLIWLGTHAMDIGALTVFLYAFREREDVLDINEAFCGSRLTTTAFRIGGLREDLPPGFDKMVNKFLAKFSSCLEEYENLLTENRIWKKRTIGVAKLNAEDAIALGVTGPMLRAAGVAYDIRKAFPYAAYAEMDFEVPTRTEADTYARYLVRMAEMRQSARIIQQCMDGMPEGPVMAKLPKIMRSEVNEVYHATESPKGEIGYYLVGEKGSLNPYRFHVRAPGFINLQSLPKMAEGGLIADCVAAIGSLDIVLGEIDR from the coding sequence GTGTTCAAGAACGAGGAAATGGAGATCAACCTGGGCCCGCAGCACCCGTCCACGCACGGTGTGCTCCGGGTGAAGCTGCGGCTGGATGGCGAGACCATCACCCACTGCCAGCCCATCATCGGCTACCTGCATCGCGGCGTCGAAAAGATCTGCGAGAACCAGTCCTTCTTCCAGGGCCAGGTCTGGACCGACCGCATGGACTACTGCTCGGCGGTGGCCAACAACCTGGGCTGGGCCGAGGCCAACGAGAAGCTGTTCGGCATCACCGTGCCGCGGCGCGCCCAGTACATCCGCACGCTGCTGAACGAGTTCAACCGCATCGCCTCGCACCTCATCTGGCTGGGTACCCACGCCATGGACATCGGGGCGCTGACGGTCTTCCTCTACGCCTTCCGCGAGCGAGAGGATGTCCTCGACATCAATGAGGCCTTCTGCGGCTCCCGCCTCACCACCACGGCCTTCCGCATCGGCGGCCTCCGCGAGGACCTGCCCCCGGGCTTCGACAAGATGGTGAACAAGTTCCTGGCCAAGTTCTCCAGCTGTCTCGAGGAATACGAGAACCTGCTCACCGAGAACCGCATCTGGAAGAAGCGCACCATCGGCGTGGCCAAGCTCAACGCCGAGGATGCCATCGCCCTGGGCGTCACCGGCCCCATGCTGCGGGCGGCCGGCGTGGCCTACGACATCCGCAAGGCCTTCCCCTACGCGGCTTACGCCGAGATGGACTTCGAGGTCCCCACCCGCACCGAGGCCGACACCTACGCCCGGTACCTGGTCCGCATGGCGGAGATGCGCCAGAGCGCCCGCATCATCCAGCAGTGCATGGACGGCATGCCCGAGGGGCCCGTCATGGCGAAGCTCCCCAAGATCATGAGGTCCGAGGTCAACGAGGTCTATCACGCCACCGAATCGCCGAAGGGCGAGATCGGGTACTACCTCGTGGGCGAGAAGGGCTCGCTGAATCCCTACCGGTTCCATGTGCGGGCCCCCGGGTTCATCAACCTCCAATCCCTGCCCAAGATGGCCGAGGGCGGACTGATCGCCGATTGCGTCGCGGCCATCGGCTCCCTGGACATCGTGCTCGGCGAGATCGACCGCTAG
- a CDS encoding NADH-quinone oxidoreductase subunit C: MSEPNAPQVPEVPEAPAGPYIYDYKAAPNRQIAMPKTVPLPSRRTYLAEQKAAAEADEAKWQKTLADYETAKAKAEAEGKDAPKAPVRPVPRKDDNDLKTPFPEDAKDADLLKLQVLLGDKVEEVFEQAGELVCQVKKEAILEALALCRDEAALKYEMLADQTGTHYPAAKDFAFSVVYHLTSISRRRRLRLRILVPEGFVPESACPLYPSANWMEREIYDMLGIRFANHPDMTRILCPEDWEGYALRKDYPTVGWGQRDISFREDRGGMLERIALQKAGQLGINLKQPKAD, encoded by the coding sequence ATGTCGGAACCGAACGCCCCCCAGGTCCCGGAAGTCCCGGAGGCCCCCGCCGGTCCGTACATCTACGACTACAAGGCCGCGCCGAATCGCCAGATCGCCATGCCGAAGACGGTGCCTCTGCCGAGCCGCCGGACCTACCTGGCTGAACAGAAGGCCGCGGCTGAGGCCGACGAGGCCAAGTGGCAGAAGACCCTGGCGGACTACGAGACCGCCAAGGCCAAGGCCGAGGCCGAGGGGAAGGATGCCCCCAAGGCCCCCGTCCGCCCCGTCCCCCGCAAGGACGACAACGATCTGAAGACCCCCTTTCCCGAGGATGCGAAGGACGCCGATCTGCTGAAGCTGCAGGTGCTCCTGGGCGACAAGGTGGAAGAGGTCTTCGAGCAGGCCGGTGAACTGGTCTGCCAGGTGAAGAAGGAAGCCATCCTCGAGGCGCTGGCGCTCTGCCGTGACGAGGCCGCCCTGAAGTACGAGATGCTCGCCGACCAGACGGGCACCCACTACCCCGCCGCCAAGGACTTCGCCTTCAGCGTGGTCTACCACCTGACGAGCATCAGCCGCCGCAGGCGTCTCCGCCTCCGAATCCTCGTCCCCGAGGGTTTCGTGCCCGAGAGCGCCTGTCCGCTCTACCCCAGCGCCAACTGGATGGAGCGGGAGATCTACGACATGCTCGGGATCCGGTTCGCCAACCACCCCGACATGACCCGCATCCTCTGCCCCGAGGACTGGGAAGGCTACGCCCTCCGCAAGGACTACCCGACCGTGGGCTGGGGCCAGCGGGACATCTCCTTCCGCGAGGATCGAGGCGGCATGCTCGAACGCATCGCCCTCCAGAAGGCCGGCCAGCTGGGCATCAACCTGAAGCAACCCAAGGCGGACTAG
- a CDS encoding ABC transporter substrate-binding protein encodes MRNRLAALTLVLLSALIPALTPARAQVVEESLPRDPGPLDFIRGDSYEQWILQSLAGDALVGIGPDGRLVPRLATAWKVQKDGALAFSLRADARFPDGSPVTPEDALWTLRELLRDAQASPTKRAILQGAETGIQDGRLWIRSPKPPGRLLLELAQVPVTQKGHADRGSGPFLYRKEPAAWVFTPREHFLKPRVDGIRFRLLPDAHSVLQALQKGWLTLGAPPARLQADPPPTHRLLTQPMHAQLVAWSRTGTGPLLLLERWRRDAFPPRLLGRNARPSRGLWPETLGFEARAIDTQSLEAQSPKAGTASQPPRAPATLKLLFVAGEESVEKLLLALRERARRDGYDLQLIPLEQALLVARLQKGDFDLACSMVVFEPHPWAVFEYLEPKGPMNFTGWSHPRFAELAARAQQPGDAAWRGLQMIWAQNPAALPLLDFQSVIWVDRRLTVEPGPLGLYLSTPGAAGWRWAR; translated from the coding sequence ATGCGGAACCGCCTCGCCGCCCTGACCTTGGTCTTGCTTTCGGCCCTGATCCCGGCCTTGACCCCAGCTCGGGCTCAGGTGGTGGAGGAGTCCCTGCCCCGCGATCCGGGCCCCCTGGATTTCATCCGCGGCGACAGTTACGAGCAGTGGATTCTCCAGTCCCTGGCGGGCGATGCGCTGGTGGGCATCGGACCCGATGGGCGGCTGGTGCCGCGCCTGGCCACGGCGTGGAAGGTCCAAAAGGATGGCGCTCTCGCGTTCTCCCTGCGGGCCGATGCGCGCTTCCCCGATGGCAGCCCGGTGACGCCCGAGGATGCCCTGTGGACGCTCCGGGAGCTGCTCCGCGATGCCCAGGCCAGCCCCACCAAACGGGCCATCCTCCAGGGTGCCGAAACCGGCATTCAGGATGGCCGCCTCTGGATCCGCTCGCCCAAACCCCCAGGCCGCCTGCTCCTGGAGCTGGCACAGGTGCCCGTGACCCAGAAAGGCCATGCGGACCGGGGCTCGGGGCCCTTTCTCTACCGGAAGGAACCCGCCGCCTGGGTCTTCACCCCGCGCGAACACTTCCTGAAGCCCCGCGTGGACGGCATCCGCTTCCGCCTGCTGCCGGACGCCCACAGCGTGCTCCAGGCCCTCCAGAAGGGCTGGCTCACCCTGGGCGCGCCCCCGGCCCGGCTCCAGGCCGACCCGCCCCCCACCCACCGCCTGCTGACCCAGCCCATGCACGCCCAGCTAGTGGCCTGGAGCCGGACTGGCACGGGCCCCCTCCTGCTCCTGGAACGCTGGCGCCGGGACGCCTTCCCGCCCCGCCTCCTGGGGCGGAACGCCCGGCCCAGCCGGGGCCTGTGGCCTGAGACGCTGGGCTTCGAAGCCCGGGCCATCGATACCCAGAGTCTCGAAGCCCAGAGTCCCAAAGCTGGCACCGCCAGCCAACCGCCTCGGGCCCCGGCCACGCTGAAGCTCCTCTTCGTCGCGGGCGAGGAGTCCGTGGAAAAGCTCCTGCTCGCCCTGCGCGAACGGGCCCGGAGGGACGGCTACGACCTGCAGCTCATCCCCTTGGAGCAGGCCCTGCTCGTGGCCCGCCTCCAGAAGGGCGATTTCGACCTGGCCTGCTCCATGGTGGTGTTCGAGCCCCACCCCTGGGCCGTCTTCGAGTATCTCGAGCCCAAGGGTCCCATGAACTTCACGGGCTGGAGCCACCCACGCTTCGCCGAGCTGGCCGCCCGGGCGCAACAGCCCGGAGATGCCGCCTGGCGGGGTCTGCAGATGATCTGGGCTCAGAATCCCGCAGCCCTGCCCCTGCTGGATTTCCAGAGCGTGATCTGGGTGGACCGGCGCCTGACGGTGGAACCCGGGCCCCTGGGCCTCTACCTCAGCACGCCCGGAG